A window of the Verrucomicrobiia bacterium genome harbors these coding sequences:
- a CDS encoding rhodanese-like domain-containing protein, translating to MENEEIFPLELKKLLQGPRNFILLDVRQPWENEKVAFPDSLLFPLNRLVMEKPDIPEDREIIAYCHHGVRSKTALELLKRHGFKNVKHLAGGIDLYSQTADPSVPRYFK from the coding sequence ATGGAAAACGAAGAAATCTTCCCGCTCGAACTCAAAAAATTGTTGCAAGGCCCGCGTAACTTCATCCTTCTGGACGTCCGCCAGCCCTGGGAAAACGAGAAAGTGGCTTTCCCCGACTCGCTGCTTTTCCCCTTGAACCGGCTGGTGATGGAAAAGCCGGACATTCCGGAAGACCGGGAAATCATTGCCTACTGCCACCACGGCGTCCGGAGCAAAACGGCTTTGGAGCTTTTGAAACGCCACGGCTTCAAAAACGTCAAACATTTGGCCGGTGGCATCGATTTATATTCCCAAACCGCCGACCCCTCCGTCCCCCGCTATTTCAAGTAG